CAATTTGGTCGCGCCTTCCATCAAACGGTGGAAATCATACGTCACGGTTTTGGCTTTGACAGCTTCACGCATACCCTTGATGATGAGATCGGCGGCTTCGTGCCAGCCCATATATCGGAACATCATTTCACCAGAGAGAATCACCGAGCCAGGGTTGACCTGATCTTTATCGGCGTATTTGGGAGCCGTACCGTGCGTGGCCTCGAAGATGGCCGCGCCGGTCTCGTAGTTGATATTGGCCCCGGGGGCAATGCCCATGCCGCCGATCTGCGCGGCCAGCGCGTCGGAGAGATAATCGCCGTTCAGGTTCATCGTGGCAAGCACATCAAATTCTTTGGCGCGCGTGATCGTCTGCTGGAAGACAATATCGGCAATCGTATCTTTGATGCGCAATTTACTCTTCCACTGCCCGTTGCCGTGGGTATCCCACAATTCAAGCGCGGCCTCTACCTCATCCAGAATTTCTTGTTGCTTGTCAGGGGCCATCATCTCGAAGCCGGGGTCAATCATGCGGGCGTTTTTTTCCACGGTCAAATCTGGATTGGCTTCCTTGTTACCTAAAATCCAGGTTTCGCGCTCGGTGACAATTTCATCACGGAATTCACGCGTGGCGAGTTCGTAGCCCCAGTTACGGAAGGCGCCTTCGGTGAACTTCATGATGTTGCCCTTGTGTACCAGGCTGACACCTTTACGTCCATTATCCAGCGCCCAACGGATGGCGGCGCGCACCAGGCGTTCGGTGCCTTCCACAGAGACCGGCTTGATGCTGATGCCAGCCGTATCCGGGAAGCGGAACTTGGCGTATTGCTCAGGGAATTGTTCTTTGAGTGCGGTGATGAAAGCCGCATTTTCTTCGGTGCCATATTCAAACTCCGCGCCGGTGTAAATATCTTCGGTGTTCTCGCGGAAGATGACCATATCTACATCTTGGGGGCGTTTCACTGGTGAAGGCACACCTTCCAGGTATTGCACCGGGCGCAGGCAGACATATAAATCCAGGGCTTTGCGTAAAGCTACATTCAGCGAGCGGATACCGCCGCCGATGGGTGTGGTCAGCGGGCCTTTAATCCCGACCAGAAATTCTGTAAATGCTTCAATGGTTTCATCGGGCAGCCAGGAACCGAAATTCTCAAAGGCTTTCTCACCGGCGTATACTTCCATCCAATGAATTTTGCGCTTCCCGCCATAGGCTTTTTTAACCGCGGCATCAAACACACGCACGGAGGCGCGCCAGATATCGCGTCCGGTGCCATCGCCCTCGATAAAGGGCATAATGGGCTGATCTGGAACCTGTAATTCTCCATTTTGAATGCTAATTTTTTTGCCCTCAGCGGGGACATTGATCGTAGAATACGACATACCGAAATTCTCCTTAAAATTTATGATGCTTATTTAGATGACAACTGCTCTGTCTGCAGTGGAGATAAGCTTGAATAATGGCTTAGGACTTACGCATTTGTGATCGAATTGCGCAAACTCCAACCTTTAGATGCAAGAAATACTTTTAGGTTTCAAGTTTGGCCTGACGGTTGTGTTGCAA
This genomic stretch from Chloroflexota bacterium harbors:
- the icd gene encoding NADP-dependent isocitrate dehydrogenase — encoded protein: MSYSTINVPAEGKKISIQNGELQVPDQPIMPFIEGDGTGRDIWRASVRVFDAAVKKAYGGKRKIHWMEVYAGEKAFENFGSWLPDETIEAFTEFLVGIKGPLTTPIGGGIRSLNVALRKALDLYVCLRPVQYLEGVPSPVKRPQDVDMVIFRENTEDIYTGAEFEYGTEENAAFITALKEQFPEQYAKFRFPDTAGISIKPVSVEGTERLVRAAIRWALDNGRKGVSLVHKGNIMKFTEGAFRNWGYELATREFRDEIVTERETWILGNKEANPDLTVEKNARMIDPGFEMMAPDKQQEILDEVEAALELWDTHGNGQWKSKLRIKDTIADIVFQQTITRAKEFDVLATMNLNGDYLSDALAAQIGGMGIAPGANINYETGAAIFEATHGTAPKYADKDQVNPGSVILSGEMMFRYMGWHEAADLIIKGMREAVKAKTVTYDFHRLMEGATKLKCSEFGDAIIEHMDD